The proteins below come from a single Aquarana catesbeiana isolate 2022-GZ linkage group LG12, ASM4218655v1, whole genome shotgun sequence genomic window:
- the COMMD7 gene encoding COMM domain-containing protein 7: protein MSPAVGRSALWRMESRDGSADQAAVMALRCSPAPLPDSVSADMQNMRQLSGEQVCRLCKVIFSFMKEQKEVDQFTSQLEDFARDNGISLGPLRNIVRSVLLVLNAALKRNLKSEELRADLIALGLDEEKAAYFTEEWSRDAAALSRLAVGRTLSINQLVDMEWKFGVTAASSELEKSGSIFPLKMVIRKGSQLEPVYVELTLPQFYSFLHEMERAKSSLDCFT, encoded by the exons ATGTCTCCCGCGGTGGGGAGGAGCGCGCTCTGGCGGATGGAGTCACGTGACGGGTCAGCTGATCAGGCGGCTGTCATGGCTCTGCGCTGCTCTCCCGCTCCGCTGCCGGATTCCGTGTCCGCGGATATGCAGAACATGAGGCAGCTGTCCGGGGAG CAAGTGTGCCGACTCTGCAAAGTCATCTTTTCCTTTATGAAGGAGCAGAAGGAG GTTGACCAGTTCACGTCGCAGTTGGAAGACTTTGCCAGAGACAACGGGATCAGCCTGGGGCCcctgaggaacatagtgaggagcGTCCTTCTTGTACTAAACG CTGCCCTGAAAAGGAACCTAAAATCAGAAGAGCTGAGAGCGGATCTCATCGCCCTAG GGCTCGATGAGGAGAAAGCTGCCTATTTTACAGAGGAG TGGAGTCGTGACGCAGCAGCGCTGTCACGGCTGGCAGTTGGTCGAACGCTCAGTATTAACCAATTGGTGGACATGGAGTGGAAGTTTGGAG TTACAGCAGCCAGTAGTGAACTGGAAAAATCTGGGAGTATTTTTCCT TTGAAGATGGTTATTAGGAAAGGCAGCCAGTTGGAGCCGGTGTATGTAG AGCTGACCCTGCCGCAGTTCTACAGTTTTCTGCATGAGATGGAGCGAGCCAAGAGCAGTCTGGACTGTTTCACGTGA